Below is a genomic region from Oscarella lobularis chromosome 14, ooOscLobu1.1, whole genome shotgun sequence.
gCGAACCTTATCAATatcttttgacgtcgacggactctccttttctccctCCTGTATCCGAGTCAGCGTTTGCGACTTCGTCTGCCGAAATGGCGACTGTTTGACGAGCGCCAACTGAAGAGCTTCCTCCTTCAGCTCCAACTCCGTTCTCTTCAAACTGCCCCCTTCCTCTATTTCGCGCGACAGCGCTCGCTGCCGTCGAATCCAACTGTCGGCCGGCTTCAACTTCGCCCTCTtgaccggcgacgacgatttcgaatcgtcttcgtctttcgcacgcgacggcggcggcgtcgtcgtcgtcgaacgcaaCGGCTCGCTCTCGTCTTCCGATTCAACCTTCTCCAAATCGAACGTCGGAGGCTCGGCCCTTTGAAGACCATCGTCAATCGGCTCATCGTTCTCGACCGTTTCGCCATCAATCGGCTCTTCAGTCTCGAccgtttcgtcttcctccacAATCACTTCATCGAGAGGCAGCAATTCGTCTTGagcgaacgcgtcgcgacgttcgttctcgtcgttttcgtcgaccgttgcggcggcagcggcggccgCTTCTGTCTTCTGACGCATTTCTTCCTCGCTTACCTGAGCGAAATGAACGACGCCGTCCGCGTCGCGATACTTTATAAAACCGGCGGCGCCCGAACTCTCCGTCGACACGCGCGTCATTTTATTATTCCCCGCTTTGGGCTGCTCTTTCGACTTGCGTCGACCGAATCGCAaaaacgaacgcgacgactgTTTtatctccgtcgccgtcgctcccgccgccgtcgccgccgccgccgtcttctttctcggtTTCGTATCGATTTTAAACGCCTGCGCTCCGGACGGCGCCGCGACGagctcgccgtcgctgaacgtcgtcgtatccgacgtcgacgacgtgacggaGGATCGTTTCGgttcgaacgacgtcgccgacgaagcTCGTGTTCGTCGCACGCCGCCGGACTcctctcctcgtcgtcgcttagCAACGTTAAGCGAAACGGCTCGAGCCGCTGGCCGA
It encodes:
- the LOC136195716 gene encoding enolase-phosphatase E1-like, with the translated sequence MESKNGDIRAVVIQRGYITKRTRRGYARWLKRYWTLYSDGTLTYHSSQSDALEEEPSFVVNVTTQCYDIRRGAEACDCIFPKRVDSENCFGLVTGSRVFYLYTDNVDSTFQWMDNIGRLAKNMISANWNFSGAGSSTPVGHRLLKQNRPPSNASVNDVGRESGMKTTEPTPSPQLLLKESEAKVEDSATTTNGKTKDDDDDDDDDDDDDDDDEDVGQKNLRPAARAVSLNVAKRRRGEESGGVRRTRASSATSFEPKRSSVTSSTSDTTTFSDGELVAAPSGAQAFKIDTKPRKKTAAAATAAGATATEIKQSSRSFLRFGRRKSKEQPKAGNNKMTRVSTESSGAAGFIKYRDADGVVHFAQVSEEEMRQKTEAAAAAAATVDENDENERRDAFAQDELLPLDEVIVEEDETVETEEPIDGETVENDEPIDDGLQRAEPPTFDLEKVESEDESEPLRSTTTTPPPSRAKDEDDSKSSSPVKRAKLKPADSWIRRQRALSREIEEGGSLKRTELELKEEALQLALVKQSPFRQTKSQTLTRIQEGEKESPSTSKDIDKLVGEIRRLGTKNAENRYEVTYEKLFCEATAVESLSGTLKLAKRQQIVAYKGELLLQGPHNSAVITLVKDSL